The Antechinus flavipes isolate AdamAnt ecotype Samford, QLD, Australia chromosome 5, AdamAnt_v2, whole genome shotgun sequence DNA segment CCTCAGCCATGCACTAATGCTCAGTAAAGCCTACCTATAATACTCTCAGGGTTTtccaaatgttttataaaaatagaatgaacAGGAAGTCTTTAGTTGGGGATACAGAACCATTTGTCAGTAATGTTGTCAAGGGATTTCTTGTTCTGGCATGTGTTGGAGTAGGTGATGTCAAAGGTACCTTCTACTTTTGATATTTTGGGATTCTGTGAATCAGTCTCTCAAAAGATAATATATTCTTCTCTCAAATTTAGAATATACTGATCAATTTGAAAGGTATATACAGATATTTACATCATCTACTCTCTTAATAGCTTTACCTGAAACactattaaatgattattttaattaaataataatctaacaattataaagcaatttaagatttgtaaaagtGATAAATATGTATCTCATTTGAGTCCAATTTGAAATGTCAGAAACATTAATGATATTCCTGAGACACCAGTTCAGACAATGTCTGTcattagaaagaacaaaaaacacttgagttttaattttggtttgACCCTTAAGAAACATGTGACCCAAGTTTACtattcttcatctgaaatggAGAATAGGGATTGAAATCTCCTATAGCACTaaatttctgtgattctgtgattagtaaaataaaaagaatagctCAGTTCTAGGTCAAACAGGATAGAAATTAGGAATatcaaaatatgaacaaaaatatgaaCCATGATCTTTGAATTGCTGACATGACCACAAatgtagaaaacaaaacaagcagaaataTTAACTCAGACCATGAACGGAACATGAAATGTTTTCATAGATATTTATAGCACTTCTTTTAtcaaggcaaagaattggaaattgaggagattcacatcaattggggaatgaactgaataagttatagtatgtgattatgatgaaatattattgttctataagaaatgatgaacaggaggcactcagaaaaacctggaaagtactccatgagctcatgcaaagtgaaatgtactgtgtacaaagtaatagcaatattgtaggatgataaactgtgaatgactttgctattctcagcattacaatgatccaagacttcTCTGAAGAGctaatgctatccatttccaaagaaagaactaaatgGGTCTGAATGCAgcatgaaacatactttttttaattttatttttcttgagagatttttttggggggaggaagaaatcTATGGTTTCTTTCACAACGtgacttttataaaaatgttttgcataatttcacatattcCTTTTCAGTGtaggtggggatggggaaggaggaagagaaagaatctggaactccaagttttaaaaacaaatataaaaaagttgttttatgtataattgggaaaaataaaatattatataaaggatAGTTGGGGTTTTTTGAAGAAATGTTTGCATAGGTCAGAGGTATGTTTTAGGACAAAGAGTCTAGATTATGGTAATGGAATGGGGCAAAAGAGGAATGGATTAAGGAAATGCTTAAATAGAATGGAGTGAAGAGATCTATTGCTGGAAGggatcacacagctgttaagCATCTTCAAGGGGACTTCAGACTaaatcctttgactccaaatgcaATGTTCTGGGTATTTAATctaggaaggcttcatggaaaagGCTCATTTTATACATTACTTGAGACTCACCAATTTTTTGAGATAGGTAGTATGTGTGTGTTATTGGGAGTCAGATAGCTAGGGCATAAAGCACTGGAGTTGGAGTCAGATtagatcctgcctcagatacttactagctttgtaactctAGGTAAACCACATAATCTCTCTCAGACTGAgttactcaactgtaaaaagtGGGAATAATTGTAGCACCTATTTCAACAAGGTTATGGTTAAGGTCAGAcagtatataaaatgctttatgctAGCTATTAATCATTATCTCTCTTTGACAGATAAACTCaattataaaagttaaatgaattatccCTGATCACATAGCAGTAAGAGTCAGACTTCAGGTTTGGGGCCCTTTCTATTACACCACACTTCCTCTCACTAAAATTGCTGTATGTTCAGTGTTTTTCCCTCAGGAAATTCTTCCTACAGATTCCCCctcattcttcttcccttctctcactGCTTTCCTCCAGTGGTAACAACTACAGAATTactaaatttagagctggaaggagtcTCAGAAAGCATTTAGTAGAAAGCCTCTCcactttatagatggggaaactgagccccaaGGATAAGTAAcgtgtccaatgtcacacagcttcTAAGAGGCAGAGTGAGGATTTAAGTCTAAGTCATTCAACTCCAAACTAgcatcttcctctttccccatagGCATCTCTGCTACCAGCTGCAGTACATGGAGGGTGCATGGAATGGCACAGAGATGCCTCCTGGCTTCTATCTGCAAGGCTTCTCTGAATTTCCTCGCCTACAGCCTTTCCTCTTTGTGCTCCTGTTAATCATACACCTGGCCACCTTGAGTGGAAACCTGATCATCCTTGTGTCTGTGGCCTCAGTGGCCACTCGCCCCCCAATGCTGCTCTTCCTGTGCCAGCTGTCAGCTATCGAGCTCTGCTATACACTGGTAGTTGTGCCCCGCTGCCTGGCCGACCTGGCCAGGGCCCAGGAAAGGGGCAGCCCCATCTCTTTTGTGGGCTGTGCAGTGCAAATGCAAATGTTCGTGGCCCTTGGAGGAGCCGAGTGCTTCCTGCTGGCAGCCATGGCCTATGACCGCTATGTGGCCATCTGCCACCCTCTACGTTACCCTGTCTTGATGACTTCAGGGCTCTGTGGGAGGCTGGCTATAAGCTGCTGTCTGGGGGGCTGGTGGTCTCCCTGTTTCTCACAGTGGCTGTCTTCCAACTGCCCTTTTGTGGCTCCCACTTGTTGGTTCACTTCTTTTGTGACATTACTGCCCTTCTGCACCTTGCCTGTACCAGGAGCTACATGGAAGAACTGCCCCTCCTCGGAGCttgcattatattattattggTGCCCTCTTTCCTGATTCTGACTTCCTACGGTGCCATCGTGGGTGCCCTGCGACGTCTGCATTCATCTGGAGGCCGCAGGAAAGCTGCATCCACGTGCGTCTCCCACCTGGCAGTTACCCTGCTGCACTATGGCTGTGCTACCTTCATGTACGCCCGGCCCAAGACCAGCTATGCCCCGAAGCGGGACCGGACGCTGGCCCTCATCTATACTAATGTGACACCCCTCCTCTACCCACTCATCTACAGTTTCCGCAATCGAGAAGTCACCACAGCCATCCACAGGGTACTGAGTTTGAAAGGAGATGGCCACTCCTTGGTGACTGGGTGACCCGGGTCCTCCCAATCTAAGGAGAAGCAATGGCTCCTGGAGTGGGGGAGATGAAGACATTGTCCCTCTTCCAGTCTTGCTCTCTCATTTAGGCAACAACACCTGGTGTTCAGGACTGGGAAAGGAATGGATTCAATTCTCCCTTCCCAGAAAATTTACTGCTGAATGATGGATCCTCTGTCCTTACCCTCTCATGCTAATGTAGAAAACTTGATTCCTGACTAAAGATTTCTCCTCACAACAAAGAAATAGGATGTACATATGCATAACAAATGCTTACAAAGTCCAAAATGCTTTTAGTTTAGATCCATAATATTCTGGTTGAAGGAATGTATGTGGGGGCAGGAAAAGAAGGGCAGGAATGGGAAGGTGAAGGAAGATTAGGATAGACAATAGAAGGAGGTTAGATGAATGAGCCCAGTTTTCCTGGAGGAGGTAAGTTTTCTGAGTTAAATTTTTGATATGTAAGTGACATATAACAACGGATCTTCAAGTCAtcaaagcctcatttctcaaactgAATGAAAGATTTACTTTTTTGGTATTAAATGTTGAGAGCTGAAGACTATCAAGGTGAGACCTACTTCACAGTCCTGTGCATTTTCTCTTCCTTGGATTTCTATCCCCTTAACTTCTAGGGTGAAAGAGACTAAGTCCAATTGTTCAGAGATTTCATTCCTTACTGCTTGTTCACTAAATTTACTATGTTTACctagaagggagggaggaatcaTTCCTTCCAGATGTATGTTAAAATTGGATTCTGGTAGTGACAGACAGAATTGGACCAAGCCCAAGACAGTTCCTTAGCACACTCCTCTGTTTCAGTCAGCTGCCTTTTATCACCTGTTGAAAATGCCTACCAACTCCACCTTAATAGGTGATCCTGAGTTGAATTCCACCCTGTGCACACATTTTGCCTGGTTTTTATTACAAGGCTCTGGGACCAAGATGAGGAAAGTAGCCCAGAGTGGCAgaatagtttaaagaaaaaaagactggatGTGAAGGGAGAGAACCTAAGTTCATATCCTGGCACTGCCACATGCTAGTTGTTTGACATTGGGCAAGTTACAGTCTCTCTGTAaaaatgtctataaaatgagggagttgagcTGAATGATTTCccagatcccttccagctccaaatttgTGATTCGTTGCTCCTTAGGTCACAGCAACAAGAAGCCTTGGAACTTGCCCATGTCTGAGGATCATGAATTTCATAGATATATTGCTAGTATCTCTTTATCTGACAATATTGATAGGTTCAATTTCAGTTTGCCAGGGAATTGGTCCAATACACAAACTCAAAGCCAGAAGCCATGAAtacatggaaataaaataaatgggttgAAAAGGCTCCTGAGATATGTACTGAGACTGAGCAATGAAGATAAGAGTCAGGGAACttttcaaaaatgtatttaatagaTTTAGTGAAAAGAATTGTTTAGAAAATGTTATATGCTACATTGTTGGTTTAAGAATATTGTATCCAGCATGCAGCATTCTGGCTTTACCCATTTTGGGCCCTGGATTTTATTCCCAAAAAGATATTCAAGTTGTACATTTAGTGaacatttcaagaaaaataaaggaataatccAAAAATTAGCATAAAGGTATACCAAATGTTATCATTCCACAAATTGATGGTAATCTCCCTCATGTTCTAAAGTGAATTTTCTCCAAAATCTTCAAAAACCTGatcccttttgttgttgttgtatttagATCCAAAGTTACAAAGTTCAAGATTTAACATAGAGTCGTTTGCCAGTTgtttgaccttgaacaagtcacagtttctctgtaaaaatgtcttttaaatgaGGGAGTTGAGCTGAATGATTTCCcagatccctttcagctccaaatttgTGATTCCTTGCTCCTTAGGTCACAGCAACAAGAGGCTATGGAACTAGTCCATTCTCTGTGGACAataaattttatagatatattaCTAGTATCTCTTTTATCTGACAATATTAACAGATTTAATTTCAGCTTGCCAAGGAATTGGTCCAATACACAAACTTGAAGCCAGAAATTCAGTGGAAAGGCTCCAGAGATGTATATTGAGATTGAACAATGAGGATAAGAGTCACAGAACTtttcaaaaaatgtatttattttgtttagtcaAAAGAATGGGTCAAAAAATGTCATTTGCTACATCATTGATTTAAGAATATTGTTTCAGACATACAGCACTCCAGCCTTAAGTTAGCCATTCTACCCCTGAATTGTACGCCTAATGAGATATCCAAATTGCATAGTTAACATTTCAAAAAGtgtaaaaaaattcaaaaattatcaGAAAAGTATACCAAATGTTGCCATTCAATAAATAGATGATTATTTCCATTAGGttctaaaatgaattttcttcaaaatcttaGGAATTTCTTGGCCCAGATCAGTTATTAATACATGGTGgtcccttttgtttttgttgtgttgTATTTAGATCCAAAGTTACAAAGTTCAAGGGTTAACAAACTTGTAATAAATATCAAAAGGAAATCAATAATCAATGAAGTTGAGCCTAGTGTTACCACCAGATCTATACGATTAATTTAGACTTCTGGGAAAATAAAGGGCATattgaaataaagtattttgttaGCAAGATAGAATCTTAAATTTTTCTGATAGTcaaatatttcaaagtaaaaacaaGAAATCTCATTGTGATTTATAAGGCCATTTTGATAAGGAACATTAAGCATAACAGAACTCCAATGGACTCCAATGTAACAAAACTCCAATTGGTAATCACTGTTACAAATATAGACAGCATTTACCCTCATTACTTGCCagtatggtaaaatatatatatatgtatatatatatatataatataatataaataagctCCTACCTACCTATGACTTTCTCTCCTTATTATCACTGTTCTATTAGCTTGTGATGGTTTGCAAGAGTAGTCCAGAACTAGATTCAACTACAGACTCAACAATAGAGGAATAGTTCTTATATAAGTTCAAAAATCCTTgcggaaaaaaggagaaaaggtgaAGTTCAAAAACTGGTGCCATAGATGAAAACTAAATCAACTGGGGGTTAAGGAAAAGGAACAGGGAAGAAGCTAAGATGTGGTTTTGCTGTGCAAAAGTGaaggaaatacatatatttagaaatgcaATGCAAAggttaaaagttgttttaaagtGTTTTCCAACACAAagtacctttaaaaaaatctactgagGGAGGgaggttcaggaaaaaaaatcaaattataacttCATATATTTAGAGAAGAGATGAATATAGACCAAAATAATTAAGTTTTCGAAACAAGTGAAACTCAAGATATACCTTGAATGATACTAACAGATAGAAAGGGAATTAGAATAGAATCcaaagctttataaaataaatataaatatttcctaTTGGAATCCAGGTTTGTAATATGGCTCATTAAAGGTCAAGTATTTTGATTTAGTATCATTTTTTGAAAGGAATGTTGGGGATGTTAAAgtaagggggaagagaaagggaaaaaaagaaaaaacaagaaaacatacTGGGTAAAGACAtataaaggaaaagtagaaaagaaagaatgatttagacatctatgaagaaagaaaacagaggtaaaagagattttatatacatgtatgtatttatgtacataagtatatataatagggggcagctagttggtgtagtggatagagcaccagccctgaaatcaggaggacctgaattcaaatctagcctcaatcACTTAGCACATCttggctgtgtgattttgggcaggttacttaaccccaactgcctcagaaaaaaaaagtatatataatatatgtattttatatgtatatatagagggagatatatgtttaataataatattatagaataatagtgATGAGAACTCTGGATCATATAGACTACACCAACATATTCTCAGGAATTGCTAAAATGAGCCCATCTTCTTCCTATTGTCAACCATGATGAGAACGCAAGTTTTCCCAGACTGCCTGGATTGGCATATTTAATACAGCCTTGACAAGAACTTACCTTTCCCAGAGTGTCTTTAAGACAATCTCACCATCTCAGTATATATATCCTTGATATTCTCTAGATACTCCTCCcctaagattttaaaagacattcCCCCACAAAGAGCAAGTTACTCAAAAAATTATGACTCTGCCTTGCCTAATCATATTGGTTTGAGCATGTGAAGCTATTTCACGTAAATAAATGGCAAATTTCTGTTATTTGTGATGGATGTCTTGTCATAGTTGTTCCATGATGCTTACTATTATGTTCTCCaaaatttatttcacatttctatTTTCTGGTTCCTTTGTTGCCACTTCATATGGTACCAAAACCATATGACACCTATcacaagaacaaagaaaatgcaaattagcCCCAATATTTTTGGGGTTTTACTTCTCTACTGTGGTAGGATATCCCCTAAAACTCCAACATTTGGGAGGACTTGTGGATCCTTTAAGTACACTTGTAGCTTTTTGTTTGGATCTAAGCTAGGAGACTCCCTAACAAAGGTAGTGTCCTTCTCTGGAGATGCTGCTTATATCCCACTTTTCTCTGGAATGCTAGGGTTAGTGGACATAGGCTGAGAGTAAGGGATCCCAAAATTACAACAGGGAATTGACTTCAAACTTTGTAAGATCACAATTGGATCATCCTTTCTCAAGCTGggatttaaaatgtgttttttttctctgtgtcttttttttcttgtttctgtctcCACATATGTTTTGTTTGTAGCCTGCattctctagaaaaaaaaaatcagcctttgAGAACTCTAAACTACAAGTGAAAAGATTGATCCATTAACATAACaagctacagaaaaaaaaacataggaaaaaacTGCATATTCTAGAGactgtttgggattttttttaataaataattttagtaaaAACACCTTGGCTTGATACTTTCAAGCCTTGATTCTTCTGGTTTGCTTCACTCACACTCCAGTACCCCATTATCTTTGATGGAACTTCCTGGCATTAATGGCACCTCTAAAATATAAGGTAGGCTTATATCCTGCTGCCCGTCCCTAGATAGCTCCAATTCCTGCCCTGATTCTGGACAGCAATGTTCAAAATCCCCATTTTGTGTATCAAGCTTCTTAATAAGAGCCCCACATACCTAACAGCTAGTTCTCTGTAAATGAGAGACTACCCTCCATGTGGCTTGGGATATCAGAGCCACTACTATTTTGTCCTGGAAAATCAGTCACTGTCTCCCATGCTTCCTACAAGAATgataaagtcttttaaattttccCACCTTAAAAAACCTTTGGGATCCAGGTAAcagattgagaaaagaaatgtcaaaaagtTTCAAAGTGAAGACCtgaaatttttgaaacaaaaactgGCTTACaacattttgttttcctggttcaCAAAAGGAGAACTTTTAATTGGtgttgctaaaattgtgaactgaactgtttttgtttttgtttttaatctgggAATAAGACTttagaaatatgtatgtattaattTATGGATAATCTTTAATATTGAAGCATTACTACTAGAAATTATAAATCTGTATTGGATTTAATTTTAGGCTAAAATCTGTCCtttaaataaaattctctatGGTAAATTATACAATCTAACAGAAAGAGATAATTTGTTATTTGGTATTAAGATAAGAAATTTATTGGCCACAAGAAagttctatttacttcagtttaaCTGTTCTGTAACAAGATAAATATTGGGATCACATGTTTGTATTCTTCAAttagatataatttatttaagGCATTACATTACTTTCTAAGTTATATATTGaacaatttgtaaaattttatgaactatgttttaaaattctgtcaGTCCTGCTATACATATATTATGAGTTTTATGAAGTCTTGCCTAAAATTATTTAGGTATCATCtatgaaaataatgagattaaCTATTTTTAGATGTATTCTGAATTTTAAGGATTGTCTTATTTGCTtcctaaaacaacaacaaaaagaaaattatttataaggATGAGAGAGATTATCAGCTGTATCTACTCAGTAAATAGTAATCTATGagtaataaggtttttttttaaagtagaactGGGATTTGGCTtattatttagaatataaactgaaCAACCAGTTACATTATTGAAGAGGTGTGAGAAAATGGCAAGACCTGAGAAATTAGCCAGCTTTGTCAGTAGCACAAACAATGCTGGCCAATAGCAATGATTTAATACTGATTCTATTGGTCAGTTTGCTGTAGAATTCAATGATGGAAACTACCCCATCCCTACCATTCCTCAATTGTACCTCCAAACTATAATATTAGCATATCAacctaatctttgtttctctttcctacaAAATTATCTCCTTGGTTTGACTCTTTGCTAGATTCCCCTGGAATTAGGCTGATGTTAAGCAgcataatttctttttgcctcaacCTCTTTactaaatttctttgaaaattaactgcgtaataaatctttgccccttcCCTTGGaaactgtgaattctttcaccaaACCCACGGCACCGACTTGGGGGGGGCCTTAATATTGTTGGTGTATCTTTCTCCTCAACATTCTGATGCCCAACATGGGGCTCCCCTTGCCCTCCCAAATTTTATTCCCTCCTTTTTAAAGTAAGCCCTTTTTACCCTGATCCTACAGCTGAGGGATACTTCTTTAACTCTACCCTTCCCCTGGACCCTCACCTCTTAAGCAGAAGTTTGAAACCTCCTGGCCCCCCACTCCTCAGTCACTCCCATACTAGGAATAGTaacccttttttttctccctcagaaTCATGATTCAGCCACTCCTTCTAAACTCTGCCCATTAAGAAAAGtagctttttgttgttattgctgttaacAGGCTCTTGGGGTAGAATGGTCAGGGTGCATCCCCTATTTCAGTGTCAGACCTTTTCCATACTAAGGAAAAACTTGGCCATTACTCTGAGGACCTCACTAAATATAGTGAGAACTTTAAAGACATCTCCTTCCAATTTGATCTTACCTGGGGAGATGCTGACATTATCTCCTCTTGCTGTAccacagaggagaaaaagaaaatctggaatcTAGCCCAGAAGTTTAGGGATGATAAAGCTAAATATTTCTCTGATAGATAACCTCCTCCCTGAGGGGGGAGGCTATTGCTGTCCCAGTCTCAGACCTTAGGTGGGATTATCAAAaaggaagcagagacagagagaatggatCTTTTTCTAATCTGCCTCATTGAAGGTATAAAGAAAGGAATTAGACAGGTTAGTTATGAAAAACTTAAGGAAGTTACTCAATTGCTGGGAAAAATTCTGCCCTCTTTCAGGGGTGCCTTGTGGAGGTTCTAAAGAAATATACTAACCTAGACCCCACTTCTCCAGAGGGGACCACAGTCCTCAGCATGCATTTTATTAGTCAGTCTGCCCCAGACATTCAGAGAAAACTGCAAGATTTAGCCCTGGATCCTCAAACTCCCCAGACACAACTGTTGGAAACAGCCTTTAATGTCTTCAATAATAGGGTTCAAGCTGAGGCAGAGAAGAACAAAGGCAGAGCCAGGGTGAGGATCAGAAAGCAGGCTCAAATTTTAGCTGCTGCCATATCCGGGAACCTCCTCAGTTCTGTACCTCAGATGTCATAGGCAAGGCCATTGGCCTTAACAATTGTCCTTGGAGGAAACACGCAGGTCTGTGTCCTAAGTGCAACCAGAATGGAtccatttttcttaaaaacagggaaaggaagtCAGGTTATTCTGTGATGAGTTTCAATAGTACTTTGGAGACTAAGccactcccttcccctcccaccccacccccactctccCTACCCCTGGACCGCTACTCAGAGAGCTAAACTTGTTGCCTTCACCAGAGCTtaagaattggagaaggaaatgagaatgaaCATCTATACTGATTCCAAATAGTATTAATTTCTTGCATGCTcatggggctatatggaaagaaaggaaatttttgaCAACTAAACATTCCTCCATTTAGTATACAGGGGAAATCTCTACAATTACTGCAAGTTGTTCATGGACCTAGAgaagtttctattttgttttgtaaaagaCACCAGAAGCCAGATTCACTTCAAGCTAAGGGAAACAGATTTGCAGATTCAGCCATCTATGTTGCTGCCAAGGTGCCAGGGTGCTGGCACTTTTGATTCCCCAACTTCTGCACTCCCTCATATAGCAACCAGTAACAGGCTTTTGCTAAAGAAAGGGGGTACACCCTTTCTCCTTCTCAGTGGTTTCAAATACACTCAGGCCAATCTCTAATCCCAGAGGCTAGCCAGTGGAAA contains these protein-coding regions:
- the LOC127564534 gene encoding LOW QUALITY PROTEIN: olfactory receptor 10AC1-like (The sequence of the model RefSeq protein was modified relative to this genomic sequence to represent the inferred CDS: inserted 1 base in 1 codon); its protein translation is MEGAWNGTEMPPGFYLQGFSEFPRLQPFLFVLLLIIHLATLSGNLIILVSVASVATRPPMLLFLCQLSAIELCYTLVVVPRCLADLARAQERGSPISFVGCAVQMQMFVALGGAECFLLAAMAYDRYVAICHPLRYPVLMTSGLCGRLAISCCXGGLVVSLFLTVAVFQLPFCGSHLLVHFFCDITALLHLACTRSYMEELPLLGACIILLLVPSFLILTSYGAIVGALRRLHSSGGRRKAASTCVSHLAVTLLHYGCATFMYARPKTSYAPKRDRTLALIYTNVTPLLYPLIYSFRNREVTTAIHRVLSLKGDGHSLVTG